Genomic window (Desulfatiglans sp.):
TGCTGGGTGGATCAAACAGGATATACTGGTACATTGGCCTTACTGAACCATCTGTGCAGGAGACCGATTATTCCCATGAAGGTCTGAGGATGATGCTTCTTGAGCAAAACAGGGTTATTGATAAAATGGTTGTGCTTATCAAACCCGGAGAAAAATCAACATATGAAAACCTGGTTAATGTACTTGATGAACTTGAGATTACGGATATAAAAAGATATGCGCTTGTTGAGATTGAAGAAGAGGATAAAAATATCCTGAGCAAATATGCGGGCGGGGCAGAGATATAAAATGGAATCCGAGCAAAAAAACTGGGATGAAATCGTCTTTGAGCAGAGGAATAAAAGTTACGGGGCCTATGTTTTAAGAGGCATTTACAACCGGTATCTTACCATCGCTGCGCTGACAGTAATCCTGCTATTCCTGATCTTTATGGTAATTTTAAATTACTCAAGTATTAATAAAAAGCAGGTGCACAGGACAAGGGAAATCAAGATTATAAATTACAATGAACTGACGGAACCCCCATCCATTGAAAAGGCATATGCGCCGCCCAAAAAGGTTGCGGTTAAACAGCCGGAGATTGAAAAATATGTGGAGCCGGAGGTAGTAAAGGAAGAGATCGTAGAACCGGAAATAATAGAAAAGGAGGATGAGATAAAGGAAGTTGATGACCCTGTGGAAAGCTCTGAATACGCGGATGATACAGAAAATTCAGAGGGTATTGGAACAGACAGCCCTGTTGAATCTGAATTTGATGTCAATCCAGGATTCCCGGGCGGAAGCGGATCATTATATGACTGGATCGCGCAGAATCTCAGATACCCGGTTGCAGCAAAGAGAATGGGGATAGAGGGCACAGTTATTGTCGGGTTTATGATCGATGAAAACGGCAGGATATATGATGTCACCATACTGGAAAGCCTTCACAGGCTGTGCGATTTAGAGGCAATGAGGCTAGTTAAGATCATGCCCCTCTGGGTCCCAGGAATAAAACAGGGTATTAAAATACGGGGTCGTCATTCAGTGGAGATCCCTTTTATACTTAAATAGTGTCCATCCGGAAAGAGTCAAATTCCGGATGGGGCTTACAGCTTTAAGAGATCAGCGGTCAGAATCAGGTAGAAGGCAATTTATGTTAAACCCGTAGAAAACATTAAGAGGAACAACGGAATGATAGACAGACAATGTATCGTAAGATTTCTTTTGAGGAGACATGCTGCTTTAATATTAATCCTTTTGATTTTCTCTTTGCTCCCGGTTGATATTACAGCAC
Coding sequences:
- a CDS encoding biopolymer transporter ExbD gives rise to the protein MTPLVDLAFLLLTFFMLTTTFNKPQVMEIKIPEKRDADSVQPKINEKHVLSLVLGGSNRIYWYIGLTEPSVQETDYSHEGLRMMLLEQNRVIDKMVVLIKPGEKSTYENLVNVLDELEITDIKRYALVEIEEEDKNILSKYAGGAEI
- a CDS encoding TonB family protein → MESEQKNWDEIVFEQRNKSYGAYVLRGIYNRYLTIAALTVILLFLIFMVILNYSSINKKQVHRTREIKIINYNELTEPPSIEKAYAPPKKVAVKQPEIEKYVEPEVVKEEIVEPEIIEKEDEIKEVDDPVESSEYADDTENSEGIGTDSPVESEFDVNPGFPGGSGSLYDWIAQNLRYPVAAKRMGIEGTVIVGFMIDENGRIYDVTILESLHRLCDLEAMRLVKIMPLWVPGIKQGIKIRGRHSVEIPFILK